The DNA region AGGTCGAGATCATGCTCAACTATCCCCGGGATCATCCGCATGAGCACCTCATGGCAGACCTCTCGAACCTCCTCGAGCGGCACAGGACAATGGGTGCGGAAGATATCGACCTCCGCTGTCCCGTGCACCCCGGCACTGACATCCGGCGTCACCAGCAGGATCCCCCAGTCCTCGGGGAAACGGTGCCGGGCGAGAACCGGAGGCGGTGCGATCCCTCTTGATGCGGCCGACGGCCGGAAACCATCTTTCCCGCCCGGGGAACCGAACCGGTGCCCCCCATCAAGGATGAAACCCCCCTGCTCGAACGCCGCCGTGCCGATCCCCGACGTCCCGCCGCGGCCGACAACCTTTGCAAGGTCAGCGACTGGAACATCCCGCTCGTACAGGCGGCATATGGCGGCGGCCGTGGCAAGCGCGATCTGTGTCCCGCTCCCGAGACCGGCGTGCTGCCTTGCGATGGAGTGGAGGGCTATCTCCGCACCGCCAGGAAGGCCGAACGCTTCCTTCGTTGCCCGGGCCGCATCGGCAACCCTGCGACGCGCTTCATCGTTGCCACCGCGAACCTCTATCCCGGTGGCCTTGCGCGCATCCAGGACACACCCCGGCTCATCGAGCGTGACCCCGACCCCGCCATCAACCCTGCCGGAGGCCCCGTTCATGTCGATCAGGGTGATATGTAGCCGGGATGGTGCATCGACCACAACCCGGATCTCGTCCGTGAAAGCGGTGCAGGGGAAGATCTCCTCGATTACTATCAGCGGCTCCTCCTGGTGGATGATCCGGTATCTCCGCGAGACCATCGGCTCGCAGCGGTTGACCTTGAACGACCGTGCAAGGTCTGCACCGGCCCGGATGACCCGGGCATCGGTGATCTCGCGGCGCGACTCAATCCTGTGGTGACGCAGGATCCTGCCTATGGGGATATCCGCCCGCATCAGGTCATGCCGGAACTCCGGGGCGAGACGCCGAAGCGGGGTGATGGAGACCGCGTATATGAGCACTTCTCCAGTTACGCTGTCTCTCAACTCCACAATGCGGTAGTTGATCTCTTCACCGGGCTCGATATCGAGCTCAGTCGCCGCCCCGGCATCGGCACTGAGAACGTCCTGGACAAGGGTGGTGATGCTGACCGGGTGGCCGGTCGCCATCTCAAGCAGCCCTGTCACCGAACCGTCGGTCCCGATGAGGACTTTCTGCATCGGCGAGAGCCTGCCCACACCCTCCTCGATCTTGCGGATCTTCTCGACGATCCCTTCTGTCGTGAGGGGTTCCATATCAATGTAGGCATTTAATATGTAGAGCACAAAAAGGTGGCGGCTCGTCAACAGACGTGACCGCGGAAGGCCATCGAAGGCCATCAAACCAGTTCCTCCAGGCTCTGCCCTTGATTTGATGAGCCGCGCGCCTGGAACAGCTTACGGGAGGTATCCGCATCGCCGCAGACCGCCTTCCCCCTCTGTCCCGGGGTGGCTGGGGTATTTTTTGTGAGATGCAGTTTCTGGAATCATACACGAGACAGGGGGAGGGTAAAGTACCCCCTCCCGTCAGTTCCACCCCCCGGGGGTGATTCTCCAGCGATACGGTGCCACGGAGGGGATCTCTATGACGTCTCCATGAAATCCCTGGCACAGCCACCGGGAGTATCGCCCCGCACCGTCCGCTCCCCTCGAGGAAGCGGGAGGAGGGGGTGGTCGGCAAAAGACGATCACCGGGCGGATTTGACCGCTCCCGCAGATACCACGAGAAGAGGCGGGGAGATATTATCCCAGACAGTTGAACTCACAGGTTCCCTGCCCATGCAGAAAGAGGTTTACGTCGAGAAGAGCATCGGAAGAAATGCAGCCCCCTCCATGAGCCCGAACGAACCTTTCCGTGCCTCCCGTTCGGAGAAACCCTTGACGCCATCCTTCCCCTTCCCGAGCACAGCAAAAGGTACCGGGTCGGCGGTATGCGTCCTGCAGCGTATCGGGGTGGGGTGATCCGGGAGAACCGCGACCACCGTCTCCGGGCGCTCAAGGATCAGCCCTATCGCCTCGTCGAGCCGCTCGATCGCCCGCACCTTCTCCTCGACGCTGCCCATGTGCCCCGCCTCATCAGGGGCCTCGACATGCATGTAGACAAAATCCAGGCGGTCGAGGGCATCGACCGCGTATCGGGCCTTCGCCTTGTAATCGGTATCGATGAACCCCGTGGCGCCCGGAACGAAGATCACCTCCATCCCGGCAAGGCGAGCGATGCCGCGGAGGAGATCGACTCCCGAGATCACCCCGCCGGCAAGGCCGTACTTCTCGCGGAAAGGCTCAAGCGACGGTCTCTTCCCACCGCTCCATGGCCAGATCCCGGTTGCCGGATTCTTCCCCTCCTGCACGCGGCGGCGGTTGACCGGGTGATCGGCAAATACCTCACATGACCGCTCCATGCACTCAAGGAGTACAGCGGCATCATCGCCACGCGGGAGGTACTCCTGTATGAAGCGGCCGACGATGTCGTGTGGGGGGGTGGTGAGGGACCCGCGCCCCTCCGGGAGGACAAGGAGGTTGCGGTAACTGATACCCGGGTATACCCGGACGCCCCCGAGCACGAGATCCAGATCGCGCAGCAGGGCCGCCCCCTCGGCGCTCGAGATGTGCCCTGCGTTGAAGTCCACCATCAACCCGTCCCTGACCGTGACCAGGTTGCAGCGGTATGCCATCTCCCCTTCCCGGAGATCGATGCCCATGCTGGCCGCCTCAAGCGGTCCCCTACCGGTATAGGAGACGCGCGGGTCGTAGCCCAGGACGGAGAGGTTTGCAATATCGCTCCCGGGTTCAAACCCCTCCGGCACGGTCCGGAGCATCCCGCAACAACCTTCGCGCGCGATCCTGTCCATGTTCGGCGTCTCTGCGTACTCAAGGGGTGTCCTGCCCCCCAGTTCGGCAAGCGGCTCATCGGCCATGCCGTCTCCGAGAATGACGATGTATTTCATGAAAAATCCCTGCACCGTGCCACTTTATCCCAGCATGGCGCGGACGGCGCTGCGCACGCTCTCTTCCGAGGTCGTCCGGCACCGCCAGCCGAGGTTCCTGAGTTTCTCAACCGAGAGCTGCATCCTTGGCACATCGCCGACCCAGCCGCGCGCACCTCCCGTGAACCGATAACGGACACCCGATAGCCCCATCTCTTCCGTGACTATATCGGCGATTGCGACAACGTCGATCCAGTCCTCAGAACCGATGTTGAAGACGTTCACCGGGTCGTGGGAGTTCTCGATCCCGAACTGCACAGCACGGACACACTCCCTGACCTCAAGGTAGGACTTCGTCTGCCGGCCGTCGCCGAGGATCTCGAGTTCGCGCGGGTTCTCGCGAAGTTTCCGGATGAAGTCAGGTATGACGCCATGACCGCTCCGTTCGCCGATGATGTTTGCAAACCGGTAGATCCAGGACGTCATACCAAACGAGTGGCAGTAGGATGATATGAGCGCCTCGCAGGCAAGTTTCGTCGCCCCGTATACGGATATCGGTTCAAGCGGGGAATAGGTCTCGGGTGTCGGGATGACGGTGGCATCGCCGTAGACCGTCGAGGTTGAGGTAAAGACAAGTTCGGGCACTCCATGAGCCCGCATCGCCTCGAGAACCCGGTAGGTGGCGATGATGTTGTTCCTGACCTGCGAGTCGGGGTTTACGGCGCTCTGCCGGACATCGGGGTCAGCCGCGATATGGTAGACCCGGTCTGCCCCACAAAACCGTTCCTGCCACCCATCGTCGAGCAGGT from Methanoculleus receptaculi includes:
- a CDS encoding beta-ribofuranosylaminobenzene 5'-phosphate synthase yields the protein MAFDGLPRSRLLTSRHLFVLYILNAYIDMEPLTTEGIVEKIRKIEEGVGRLSPMQKVLIGTDGSVTGLLEMATGHPVSITTLVQDVLSADAGAATELDIEPGEEINYRIVELRDSVTGEVLIYAVSITPLRRLAPEFRHDLMRADIPIGRILRHHRIESRREITDARVIRAGADLARSFKVNRCEPMVSRRYRIIHQEEPLIVIEEIFPCTAFTDEIRVVVDAPSRLHITLIDMNGASGRVDGGVGVTLDEPGCVLDARKATGIEVRGGNDEARRRVADAARATKEAFGLPGGAEIALHSIARQHAGLGSGTQIALATAAAICRLYERDVPVADLAKVVGRGGTSGIGTAAFEQGGFILDGGHRFGSPGGKDGFRPSAASRGIAPPPVLARHRFPEDWGILLVTPDVSAGVHGTAEVDIFRTHCPVPLEEVREVCHEVLMRMIPGIVEHDLDLFGSAVNRTQQLGFKKVEVGLQHPVVPALLEAMVQAGAAGAGLSSFGPTVYAIGDSGMADLARAAEEVLVGHGGLVTLTRARNCGAKMRAG
- a CDS encoding cofactor-independent phosphoglycerate mutase; amino-acid sequence: MKYIVILGDGMADEPLAELGGRTPLEYAETPNMDRIAREGCCGMLRTVPEGFEPGSDIANLSVLGYDPRVSYTGRGPLEAASMGIDLREGEMAYRCNLVTVRDGLMVDFNAGHISSAEGAALLRDLDLVLGGVRVYPGISYRNLLVLPEGRGSLTTPPHDIVGRFIQEYLPRGDDAAVLLECMERSCEVFADHPVNRRRVQEGKNPATGIWPWSGGKRPSLEPFREKYGLAGGVISGVDLLRGIARLAGMEVIFVPGATGFIDTDYKAKARYAVDALDRLDFVYMHVEAPDEAGHMGSVEEKVRAIERLDEAIGLILERPETVVAVLPDHPTPIRCRTHTADPVPFAVLGKGKDGVKGFSEREARKGSFGLMEGAAFLPMLFST
- a CDS encoding NAD-dependent epimerase/dehydratase family protein yields the protein MFCIVTGGAGFIGSHIVDALAAAGDEVLVIDDFSAGSEKNLAHHQAGDRVSLIRQNLLDDGWQERFCGADRVYHIAADPDVRQSAVNPDSQVRNNIIATYRVLEAMRAHGVPELVFTSTSTVYGDATVIPTPETYSPLEPISVYGATKLACEALISSYCHSFGMTSWIYRFANIIGERSGHGVIPDFIRKLRENPRELEILGDGRQTKSYLEVRECVRAVQFGIENSHDPVNVFNIGSEDWIDVVAIADIVTEEMGLSGVRYRFTGGARGWVGDVPRMQLSVEKLRNLGWRCRTTSEESVRSAVRAMLG